The stretch of DNA GTCGCCGCCGACATCGCCGGCGTGCTGCATGGCGCGCACCAGGGCGTCGTCGCCTACACGAAGGAGCGCGTCCAGTACGGCGCCCTGATCGGCTCGTTCCAGGCGGTCCAGCACATCTGCGCGGAAATGCTCGTCGAGGTCGAGGCGATCCGCGACCTCGTATCCCGCGCCGCCTGGTGCGTGGACGCGCTGCCGGCCGCCGAGGCACTTGCCAATGCGCGCACCGCCAAGGCGCTGGCGTCGGCGGCCGCGCGGCCGACGGCTGAAGCGGTGATGCAGGTCTATGGCGGCATCGGCCAGACATGGGAGCATGTCGCCCATATCTGCGCCCGCCGCGTCATGGTCGACGCCGAGCTGTTCGGCGGCGCGGACCATCAACTCGACGCCATCGCAGACCAGCGGCTGGGAGCAAATTGAGATGGACTATCGCGATACGCCGGAAGAAGCGGAGTTCCGCCTGAGCCTCCGCGCCTGGCTCAAGGACAATACGATCGAGGGCTGGCGTGACCTCACCGAGGTGGCGGACGTTCGCAAGCTGCGCAAGGAATGGCATCGCAAGCTCTATGCGGCGGGCTACATGGGGCTGAACTGGCCGGTGGAGTATGGCGGACAGGGCCTGTCGCCCATCTATGACGCCATCCTCAACGACGAAGCCGGCAAGGCCGATACGCCGCCGCTGCCGGGCATGGTGAACTATCTCGGGCGCGCCATCTTCACCTACGGCAGCGAGGAGCAGAAGAAGCGTTTCCTGCCCACCTTGCTCAATGGCGAGATCCAGTGGTGCCAGGGGTTCAGCGAGCCGAGTGCGGGCTCCGATCTGGCCTCGCTGCGCACCCGCGCGGTTCGTGAGGGCGACGAGTACGTCGTCAACGGCCAGAAGATGTGGACGAGCGGTGCGATCCATGCCGACTGGTGCCTGTTGCTGGTGCGCACGGATACGAGCGTGGCCAAGCACAAGGGGATTTCCTGCCTGCTGACGCCGCTCGAGGTTCCGGGCGTCACCGTGCGTCCCATCGTGCTGCACAGCGGCGAGCCGGAGACGGCGGAAGTCTTCTTCGACGACGTCAGGATCCCCGCGGAAAACCGCATCGGCGAAGAAGGCGCCGGCTGGAAGATCGCAATGACGACCGTTTCCTACGAGCGGGGCGCGGCCGACGTCGGGTTCATCTCCAAGCTGCGTCGCACGATCACCGAGCTCGAGGACGCCGCGCGTGAGCGCAATCTCCTTGGCGACCAGGGCATCCGCAGGAAGCTCGCGCGGGCCTATGTGGACTGCGAGGCGCTGAACTGGAACGTCGCGCGCCAGCTGTCGATGCGCATCAGCGGCCGCGCGCCGGGTCCTGAAGGGTCGGTCGGCAAGCTCCTGTGGTCGCGCGCCGCCCAGGGCACCATGCATGCGGCGCTCGACATCTTCGGTGCGGACGCCCTGACCGGCGCGCGGGAAGAGTGGCTGTCCGACTACTTCACCTCGCGTCCGGTGAGCGTCTACGGGGGATCGTCGCAGATCCAGAAGAACATCCTCGCGCGCATGCTGGACATGCCGAAAGGCTGATCCGCCAGCCCAACCATGAAGACACAGGCCGGAAGGCATGACGACGGGCCGCGCGCTGC from Mesorhizobium shangrilense encodes:
- a CDS encoding acyl-CoA dehydrogenase family protein: MDYRDTPEEAEFRLSLRAWLKDNTIEGWRDLTEVADVRKLRKEWHRKLYAAGYMGLNWPVEYGGQGLSPIYDAILNDEAGKADTPPLPGMVNYLGRAIFTYGSEEQKKRFLPTLLNGEIQWCQGFSEPSAGSDLASLRTRAVREGDEYVVNGQKMWTSGAIHADWCLLLVRTDTSVAKHKGISCLLTPLEVPGVTVRPIVLHSGEPETAEVFFDDVRIPAENRIGEEGAGWKIAMTTVSYERGAADVGFISKLRRTITELEDAARERNLLGDQGIRRKLARAYVDCEALNWNVARQLSMRISGRAPGPEGSVGKLLWSRAAQGTMHAALDIFGADALTGAREEWLSDYFTSRPVSVYGGSSQIQKNILARMLDMPKG